A single genomic interval of Bradyrhizobium sp. sBnM-33 harbors:
- a CDS encoding efflux RND transporter periplasmic adaptor subunit, with protein MLFKPEVKDAPKTAGKRVARGIGRRMVSLSITLLILAGLGYLGWNAFQQKQSGRGGPGARPDLPVPVLAAMPRTQDVPVYLDAVGSVRALNTVTVRAQVDGKLIKVNFVEGQDVKQGDVLAEIDPVIYQAQYDQAVAKKAQDEALLANQKLDLARYQQLAASNAGSKQQADTQRAVVAQQEALVQADQAAIDNAKAMLGYTKVIAPLSGRAGLRQVDQGNIIRASDVTGLVIITQLQPIAVQFSLPQQQIVRVNAAAAKGPLLVDVFGNDGVTVIDTGTLKGIDNQVDPTTGTLKLKAEFPNAKFQLWPGQFVNVRLKVETLEKAIVVPTSAVQRGPVGTFSYVIGPDNVATAKAVVVTQQNENDAVIASGLSISDRVVTTGFANLSDGAKVLIGTDDRAPTADLAPRKRSRSPDAKAGPGKDGQANDGERRGKRERGEGDQKGQTGPAPAEPAGGAAKSQP; from the coding sequence ATGCTCTTTAAGCCGGAAGTGAAGGACGCCCCAAAGACGGCGGGCAAGCGCGTCGCGCGCGGCATCGGCCGGCGGATGGTGTCGCTTTCGATCACGCTGTTGATCCTCGCCGGCCTCGGCTATCTCGGCTGGAATGCCTTTCAGCAGAAGCAGAGCGGCCGTGGCGGGCCCGGCGCACGTCCCGATCTTCCGGTACCGGTGCTGGCGGCGATGCCCCGCACACAGGATGTGCCTGTCTATCTCGATGCCGTGGGCTCGGTCCGCGCGCTGAATACGGTGACGGTGCGCGCCCAGGTCGACGGCAAGCTGATCAAGGTGAACTTCGTCGAGGGCCAGGACGTCAAGCAGGGCGACGTGCTGGCCGAGATCGACCCGGTCATTTACCAGGCGCAGTACGACCAGGCGGTGGCGAAGAAGGCGCAGGACGAGGCGCTGCTCGCCAACCAGAAGCTCGATCTGGCACGCTATCAGCAGCTTGCCGCCTCGAATGCCGGCTCGAAGCAACAGGCCGATACCCAGCGCGCCGTGGTCGCCCAGCAGGAAGCACTGGTGCAGGCCGACCAGGCCGCGATTGATAATGCCAAGGCGATGCTCGGCTACACCAAGGTCATCGCGCCGCTGTCGGGGCGCGCCGGCCTGCGCCAGGTCGACCAGGGCAACATCATCCGCGCCTCCGACGTCACAGGCCTCGTCATCATCACGCAATTGCAGCCGATCGCGGTGCAGTTCAGCCTACCGCAGCAGCAAATCGTGCGGGTCAACGCTGCCGCCGCCAAGGGACCGCTCTTGGTGGACGTGTTCGGCAATGACGGCGTGACGGTCATTGATACAGGTACGCTCAAAGGCATCGATAACCAGGTCGACCCGACCACGGGCACGCTGAAACTGAAGGCTGAGTTTCCCAACGCCAAATTCCAGCTCTGGCCCGGACAGTTCGTCAATGTGCGGCTGAAGGTCGAAACGCTGGAGAAGGCAATCGTGGTGCCGACCTCGGCCGTGCAGCGTGGCCCTGTGGGTACGTTCAGCTACGTGATCGGTCCCGACAACGTGGCGACGGCGAAGGCAGTCGTGGTGACACAGCAGAACGAGAACGATGCTGTCATTGCGAGCGGGCTTTCGATCTCCGACCGTGTCGTGACCACGGGTTTTGCGAACCTGTCCGACGGCGCCAAGGTCTTGATTGGGACCGACGACCGTGCGCCGACCGCCGACCTCGCGCCGCGCAAGCGCAGTCGCAGCCCCGATGCCAAGGCAGGTCCGGGCAAGGACGGTCAAGCGAACGATGGCGAGCGCCGCGGCAAGCGCGAGCGAGGCGAGGGCGATCAAAAGGGACAAACCGGCCCGGCACCGGCCGAGCCAGCGGGCGGCGCTGCGAAGTCGCAGCCGTGA
- a CDS encoding efflux transporter outer membrane subunit, with protein sequence MEGWPVLIPGGKRLARSLAVLGLVASSAGCILTKDLPDPALDIPDGYKAARLSKAADAPPTLDWWRGFRSRELTGLMEEAQTVNLDIAAATARFKQADAQARIAGAALLPSLSGTGQESYSRTSGSSASGLSIGGREVVNYSASLSASYELDFWGKNRDAAQAAEETAIATRFDRDVIALAALTTVANAYFQVLAAQDRIRVAQRNIASAERILNAIKERFRAGTGTDLDVAQQESVVANQRALVPPLRQTLDQNINALATLVSRPPESVRVTGGTLNRIAAPRVTPGLPSELLTQRPDIRRQEAQLASATANVGSARAQFFPSIQLTGQGGYQSSALSSLFQPQAAFFSMVGSLTQPIFDGGRILGNFEFTKARQDELLQIYRKTVVQAFADVDNALTSIRQTTERLRLQREVVAASRRAFELSEQQLRAGTADIVTVLNTQLTLFQAEDALSQAQLARLLAIVSLYQALGGGWEPRMERPVDAL encoded by the coding sequence ATCGAAGGTTGGCCTGTTCTCATTCCGGGCGGCAAGCGGCTGGCGCGATCGCTTGCCGTGCTTGGCCTCGTCGCCAGCTCCGCGGGCTGCATCCTGACCAAGGACCTTCCCGACCCTGCGCTCGACATACCCGACGGCTACAAGGCGGCCCGGCTTTCGAAGGCCGCGGACGCACCGCCGACGCTCGACTGGTGGCGCGGATTTCGTTCGCGGGAGCTGACCGGCCTGATGGAAGAGGCGCAGACCGTCAATCTGGACATTGCGGCGGCTACCGCGCGGTTCAAGCAGGCCGATGCGCAGGCGCGGATCGCCGGTGCGGCGCTGTTGCCGAGTCTCAGCGGCACGGGTCAGGAAAGCTATTCCCGCACCTCGGGCTCGAGTGCCAGCGGTCTGTCCATCGGCGGCCGTGAGGTAGTCAACTATTCGGCCTCGCTCAGCGCCAGCTACGAATTGGATTTTTGGGGAAAGAACCGCGACGCCGCCCAGGCGGCGGAAGAGACCGCGATTGCCACCCGCTTTGACCGCGACGTCATCGCGCTGGCCGCGCTGACGACGGTCGCCAATGCCTATTTCCAGGTGCTCGCCGCGCAGGACCGGATTCGCGTGGCACAGCGAAACATCGCCAGCGCCGAACGCATCCTCAACGCCATCAAGGAACGCTTCAGGGCGGGCACCGGTACTGACCTCGATGTCGCGCAGCAGGAAAGCGTGGTCGCCAACCAGCGGGCGCTGGTGCCGCCGCTGCGGCAGACGCTCGACCAGAACATCAACGCACTGGCAACCCTGGTGTCGCGGCCGCCGGAATCCGTGCGTGTCACCGGCGGAACCCTCAATCGGATTGCCGCGCCACGCGTCACGCCGGGCCTGCCTTCTGAGTTGCTGACGCAACGCCCTGACATCCGCCGCCAGGAAGCGCAGCTTGCCTCGGCCACCGCTAATGTCGGCAGCGCCCGCGCGCAATTTTTCCCCAGCATTCAATTGACGGGGCAGGGCGGCTATCAAAGTTCGGCGCTGTCGTCGCTGTTTCAGCCCCAAGCCGCATTCTTCAGCATGGTCGGCAGCCTGACCCAGCCGATCTTCGATGGTGGCAGGATCCTCGGCAATTTCGAATTCACCAAGGCGCGGCAGGACGAGTTGCTGCAGATCTATCGCAAGACCGTCGTGCAGGCTTTTGCCGATGTCGATAATGCATTGACGTCGATCCGCCAGACGACCGAGAGGCTGCGGCTGCAGCGCGAAGTGGTGGCAGCATCGCGGCGAGCCTTCGAGCTGTCCGAGCAGCAGCTGCGGGCCGGAACCGCCGACATCGTAACTGTGCTAAATACGCAGCTAACATTGTTCCAGGCCGAGGACGCGCTTTCGCAGGCCCAACTGGCCCGGCTGCTGGCAATCGTCAGTCTCTATCAGGCGCTGGGGGGCGGCTGGGAGCCAAGGATGGAAAGGCCGGTCGATGCTCTTTAA
- a CDS encoding DUF1365 family protein, with amino-acid sequence MHARLQPIGHRFSYRVTSLLIDWTGWPTRTESVLLCVNRAAFYSVYEACGRSHGRARPSIPAWRAEKSTTILRRRCPPVPSIEVGSIGHAKSG; translated from the coding sequence ATGCATGCGCGGCTGCAGCCGATCGGCCATCGCTTCAGCTATCGCGTTACGAGCCTGCTGATCGACTGGACCGGCTGGCCGACGCGAACCGAATCGGTGCTGCTCTGCGTCAACCGCGCAGCGTTCTACAGTGTCTACGAGGCATGCGGCCGCTCCCACGGCAGGGCGCGGCCTTCAATACCCGCTTGGCGAGCGGAAAAATCAACGACTATACTTCGCCGGCGTTGTCCACCCGTGCCAAGCATTGAAGTAGGGTCGATCGGCCATGCGAAGTCCGGGTAA
- a CDS encoding SAM-dependent methyltransferase, with protein sequence MPELISVTSETVDATFPELPRMVRLALGFGSKLQHGTLDVTLADGRVVRLGGNGPGPAAVMKIYDYGFASRFLRGGDIGIAEAYLRGEWDTPDLTQFLYLFCVNQDWMQTIVVANPLTRTFQAVRHWLNRNTKRQARRNIYAHYDIGNAFYSAWLDPSMTYSSALFEDDTPDLTAAQHNKYRRLAEAIDLRPGQKLLEIGCGWGGFAEYAAKTFGAKVVGLTISKEQRDFAQARIQNAGLGDRVEIKLRDYRDERDRYDRIVSIEMIEAVGEQFWPKYFSQLRDRLLPGGLAGIQAITIQDSLFQAYRREVDFIQRYVFPGGMLPSPQILKTLGERFGVPVIRERIFGQDYAKTLAIWRSNFRAAWPNLTPSGFDDRFRRLWEYYLAYCEAGFLSGNIDVRQVVFAKSG encoded by the coding sequence ATGCCCGAGTTGATTTCGGTTACATCGGAAACTGTAGACGCGACGTTTCCGGAATTGCCCCGCATGGTCCGCCTGGCGCTGGGCTTTGGTTCAAAGCTGCAACACGGCACGCTCGACGTGACGCTGGCCGACGGCCGCGTGGTCCGGTTGGGCGGCAATGGGCCGGGTCCCGCCGCCGTGATGAAGATTTACGATTACGGCTTTGCCTCGCGGTTTTTGCGCGGTGGCGACATCGGCATTGCGGAAGCCTATCTGCGCGGTGAATGGGACACGCCCGATCTCACGCAATTTCTCTATCTGTTCTGCGTCAACCAGGACTGGATGCAGACGATAGTGGTCGCCAACCCGCTGACGCGCACCTTCCAGGCCGTTAGGCATTGGCTTAACCGCAACACAAAGCGGCAGGCTCGCCGCAACATCTATGCGCATTACGACATCGGCAACGCCTTCTATTCGGCGTGGCTCGATCCCAGCATGACGTATTCGTCGGCGCTGTTCGAGGACGACACGCCTGACCTGACGGCTGCACAACACAACAAATACCGGCGGCTCGCCGAGGCCATCGATCTGCGGCCGGGCCAGAAGCTTTTGGAGATTGGCTGCGGATGGGGCGGCTTTGCCGAATATGCCGCCAAGACGTTCGGCGCCAAGGTGGTCGGGCTCACCATCAGCAAGGAACAGCGCGATTTCGCACAGGCACGCATTCAGAACGCCGGACTCGGCGATAGGGTCGAGATCAAGCTCAGGGATTATCGCGACGAGCGCGACCGCTATGACCGGATCGTCTCGATCGAGATGATCGAGGCGGTCGGCGAGCAGTTCTGGCCGAAGTACTTTTCACAGTTGCGCGACCGCCTGCTGCCGGGTGGCCTCGCCGGCATCCAGGCCATCACCATCCAGGACAGCCTGTTCCAGGCCTATCGGCGCGAAGTCGACTTCATCCAGCGCTACGTCTTTCCGGGCGGCATGCTGCCGTCGCCGCAGATTCTGAAAACGCTCGGCGAACGCTTCGGCGTTCCCGTCATCCGCGAACGTATCTTTGGGCAAGATTATGCCAAGACGCTCGCGATCTGGCGAAGCAATTTCCGCGCAGCCTGGCCGAACCTGACGCCGTCAGGCTTCGACGATCGCTTCCGGCGGCTGTGGGAATACTACCTCGCCTATTGCGAGGCCGGTTTCCTGTCGGGAAATATCGACGTGCGCCAGGTGGTATTTGCGAAATCGGGCTGA
- a CDS encoding cysteine synthase A produces MAFNKDVIEAIGNTPLIKLKHASEATGCTILGKSEFMNPGQSVKDRAGKWMILEAEKRGDLKPGGLVVESTAGNTGIGLAVVANARGYRTLILIPETQSQEKKDMLRLCGAELIEVPQLPYSNPNNYQHVGRRLADQLRKTEPNGVLFADQWNNLDNAKAHYESTGPEIWEQTGGTVDGFICSVGTGGTLAGTSRFLKEKNKDIVTACADPHGFAMYELFKHGKAKSTPGDSITEGIGLGRVTPIIETAVVDDAFLISDEEAVTVIYELLEQEGLCLGGSTGINVAGAIQLARQLGPGKTIVTVLADSGGRYQSKLFNPAFMRSKNLPVPAWLEKRTKIDVPFEKV; encoded by the coding sequence ATGGCCTTCAACAAAGACGTCATCGAAGCGATCGGCAACACGCCCCTTATCAAGCTGAAGCACGCTTCCGAAGCGACCGGCTGCACCATTCTCGGCAAGTCCGAATTCATGAATCCCGGCCAGTCGGTCAAGGACCGCGCCGGCAAATGGATGATCCTGGAGGCCGAGAAGCGCGGCGATCTCAAGCCGGGCGGACTCGTGGTGGAATCGACCGCCGGCAATACCGGCATCGGGCTCGCCGTGGTTGCCAACGCTCGCGGTTACCGCACGCTGATCCTGATCCCGGAAACGCAGAGCCAGGAAAAGAAGGACATGCTGCGGCTGTGCGGCGCCGAGCTGATCGAAGTGCCGCAACTGCCCTATTCCAATCCGAACAATTATCAGCATGTCGGGCGGCGGCTCGCTGATCAGCTTCGCAAGACCGAGCCGAACGGCGTGCTTTTCGCCGACCAGTGGAACAATCTCGACAACGCCAAGGCGCATTACGAATCCACCGGACCCGAGATCTGGGAGCAGACCGGCGGCACGGTCGACGGTTTTATCTGCTCGGTCGGCACCGGCGGCACGCTCGCGGGTACCAGCCGCTTTCTGAAGGAGAAGAACAAGGACATCGTGACCGCCTGTGCCGATCCGCACGGCTTTGCGATGTACGAGCTGTTCAAGCATGGTAAGGCCAAATCGACGCCAGGCGACTCAATCACCGAAGGCATCGGGCTCGGCCGCGTCACGCCCATTATCGAGACCGCTGTTGTCGATGACGCTTTCCTGATTTCGGACGAGGAAGCCGTGACGGTGATCTACGAATTGCTCGAGCAGGAAGGCCTGTGCCTCGGCGGCTCCACCGGCATCAACGTCGCTGGTGCGATCCAATTGGCAAGGCAGCTCGGACCCGGCAAGACCATCGTCACCGTGCTGGCCGATTCCGGCGGCCGCTATCAGTCAAAGCTGTTCAATCCGGCGTTCATGCGCTCGAAGAACCTGCCGGTGCCGGCATGGCTGGAGAAGCGCACCAAGATCGACGTGCCGTTCGAGAAGGTGTGA
- a CDS encoding amino acid ABC transporter ATP-binding protein, with protein MTANSIVGINGLNKWFGDFHVLRDINLDVAKGERIVICGPSGSGKSTLIRCINALEEFQEGQIVVEGIELGPNLRRVDEVRREVGMVFQSFNLFPHLTVLENCTLAPIWVRNIPKKDAEATAMKFLERVKIPHQANKYPGQMSGGQQQRVAIARALTMNPKVMLFDEPTSALDPEMVKEVLDTMVDLAREGMTMLVVTHEMGFAREVANRVVFMDAGQVIESNTPQEFFANPQHARTKLFLSQILRH; from the coding sequence ATGACCGCAAACTCGATCGTTGGCATCAACGGACTCAACAAATGGTTCGGCGATTTTCATGTCCTGCGCGACATCAACCTCGATGTCGCCAAGGGCGAGCGCATCGTGATCTGCGGCCCGTCGGGCTCGGGCAAGTCGACGCTGATCCGCTGCATCAACGCGCTGGAGGAGTTCCAGGAAGGCCAGATCGTGGTCGAGGGCATCGAACTCGGTCCGAACCTGCGACGGGTGGATGAAGTGCGCCGCGAGGTCGGCATGGTGTTCCAGAGCTTTAACCTGTTTCCGCACCTGACCGTGCTGGAGAACTGCACGCTGGCGCCGATCTGGGTACGCAACATTCCGAAAAAGGACGCCGAGGCGACCGCGATGAAATTCCTGGAGCGGGTCAAGATCCCGCATCAGGCCAACAAATATCCCGGCCAGATGTCGGGCGGTCAGCAGCAGCGCGTCGCCATTGCCCGCGCGCTGACCATGAACCCGAAGGTAATGCTGTTCGACGAGCCGACCTCGGCGCTCGACCCGGAAATGGTCAAGGAAGTGCTCGACACCATGGTCGACCTCGCCAGAGAAGGCATGACCATGCTGGTGGTCACCCACGAAATGGGATTTGCCCGCGAAGTCGCCAACCGTGTCGTGTTCATGGACGCCGGCCAGGTGATCGAGTCAAACACGCCGCAGGAATTCTTCGCCAATCCGCAGCACGCGCGGACGAAGCTGTTCCTGAGCCAGATTCTAAGGCACTAG
- a CDS encoding amino acid ABC transporter permease yields the protein MSDTTASNFVRQDLVPERPAPVKTTGFIGFLRTRLFNSPTNILLTIVSLLLLWVTVVPAVKFAFVDAVWIGKDRTACLPKNPSDVVGACWPFIQAKFSQFIYGFYPEPERWRVNLTFILAAILLVPLLIPRLPAKGPNAILFFLALPVIGFFLLVGGGLGGFGVSWTAELLSGLTSGIKNAGVAGINAAHPIFGPILALLGWLGFSLGVVLSYLIWPLTWLREQIQATGSPVWADLMATAVIVSTVLFWLGGGVRSGWRPLVTSLATFAGIGIVIAVMGLDRGGFPVVDTRLWGGLLVTLVVSVTGIVASMPVGIALALGRRSTIPLIRIFSIAFIEFWRGVPLITVLFFATYMLPLFVPTGFTIDGLMRALIGIALFAGAYQAEVIRGGLQAIPRGQAEAASALGLSWAKTTALIVMPQALRHVIPGLVNSFIALFKDTSLVSIVALFDLLGQLRASFSDPVWSTPTTLFTGFAFTGLIYFVFCFGMSRYSLFVENRLNAHRRN from the coding sequence ATGAGCGACACGACCGCATCCAATTTCGTCCGTCAGGATCTCGTGCCGGAGCGGCCGGCGCCGGTGAAGACCACCGGCTTCATCGGTTTCCTGCGCACGCGGCTGTTCAATTCTCCGACCAACATCCTGCTCACGATCGTCAGCCTGTTGCTGCTGTGGGTCACCGTCGTTCCGGCCGTGAAGTTCGCGTTCGTCGATGCAGTCTGGATCGGCAAGGACCGCACCGCCTGCCTCCCGAAAAATCCGAGCGATGTGGTCGGCGCCTGCTGGCCCTTCATTCAAGCCAAGTTCTCGCAGTTCATCTACGGATTCTATCCGGAGCCGGAACGCTGGCGGGTTAATTTGACCTTCATTCTTGCCGCGATCCTCTTGGTACCGTTGCTGATTCCGCGTTTACCGGCCAAGGGTCCGAACGCCATCCTGTTCTTCCTGGCGCTTCCCGTCATAGGCTTCTTCCTGCTCGTCGGTGGTGGGTTGGGCGGCTTTGGCGTGAGCTGGACCGCGGAGCTGCTGTCGGGCCTGACGAGTGGAATCAAGAATGCCGGTGTCGCCGGAATCAATGCGGCTCATCCGATTTTTGGACCGATTCTGGCTCTGCTGGGATGGCTTGGGTTCTCACTGGGCGTAGTTCTTTCATATCTCATATGGCCGCTGACCTGGTTGCGTGAGCAGATCCAGGCCACGGGCAGCCCGGTCTGGGCTGATCTCATGGCGACCGCCGTGATCGTGTCGACTGTGCTGTTCTGGCTGGGCGGCGGCGTGCGTTCCGGCTGGCGTCCGCTCGTCACCAGCCTGGCAACCTTTGCAGGCATCGGCATCGTGATCGCCGTCATGGGGCTCGATCGCGGCGGATTCCCTGTTGTGGATACAAGGCTCTGGGGCGGCCTGCTGGTGACGCTAGTGGTATCCGTCACCGGCATCGTCGCCTCCATGCCGGTCGGCATTGCGCTGGCCCTCGGGCGGCGCTCGACCATTCCGCTGATCCGGATTTTCTCGATTGCCTTCATCGAATTCTGGCGCGGCGTTCCGCTGATAACCGTGCTGTTCTTCGCGACCTACATGTTGCCGCTGTTCGTCCCGACCGGCTTCACCATCGACGGGCTGATGCGCGCCTTGATCGGCATCGCGCTGTTCGCCGGCGCCTACCAGGCCGAAGTTATCAGAGGCGGCCTGCAGGCGATCCCGCGGGGGCAGGCGGAGGCGGCGAGCGCGCTTGGCCTGTCGTGGGCCAAGACCACGGCGCTGATCGTGATGCCGCAGGCGCTGCGCCACGTCATCCCCGGTCTCGTCAACAGCTTCATCGCGCTGTTCAAGGATACCTCGCTGGTCTCGATCGTCGCGCTGTTCGATCTCCTCGGGCAGCTCAGGGCTTCCTTCAGCGATCCGGTCTGGTCGACGCCGACGACGCTGTTCACCGGCTTTGCCTTTACCGGACTGATCTATTTCGTCTTCTGCTTCGGGATGTCGCGTTACTCGCTGTTCGTCGAGAACCGGCTGAACGCACATCGTCGCAACTGA
- a CDS encoding amino acid ABC transporter permease: protein MAIEPRQPPSQLLPKLQRALGGRAGWSGFVLQLLFVAALAWISYEIVANARANLQAQRITAGFGFLANNAGFDVSQSLIPYSGSDPYTRVFVVGLLNTLLVSVIGIFFATLIGFLVALGRLSPNWLLARISGGYVELIRNLPLLFQILFWYLAVLAALPNPRQSISVFDSIFLSNRGLVVPKPVGEAGFEPFLVALLVAIVAAIILWRYARRQLFQSGKVIKVWPYALAMVVGLPLLSVLIFGAPVTFEVPVLRGFNFAGGSRLIPEFVALTLALSTYTAAFIAEIVRAGILSVHKGQMEAGSSLGLQRGSVLRLIVIPQAMRVILPPLTNQYLNLTKNSSLAVAIGYPDLVSVFAGTTLSQTGQAIEIIGITMGVYLLISLVTSAIMSFYGWRISRSMGG from the coding sequence ATGGCCATCGAACCCCGACAACCACCGTCGCAGCTACTTCCCAAGCTGCAGCGGGCGCTCGGCGGCCGGGCGGGCTGGAGCGGCTTCGTACTCCAGCTCCTGTTCGTCGCCGCGCTCGCCTGGATCTCCTACGAGATCGTCGCCAATGCCCGCGCCAACCTTCAGGCGCAGCGGATCACCGCGGGCTTCGGCTTTCTTGCCAACAATGCGGGCTTTGACGTCAGCCAGAGCCTGATCCCATATTCGGGGTCCGATCCCTACACGCGCGTCTTTGTGGTCGGCCTGCTAAATACGCTGCTGGTCTCGGTGATCGGCATCTTCTTCGCCACCCTGATCGGCTTCCTGGTCGCACTCGGCCGGCTGTCGCCGAATTGGCTGCTGGCGCGGATTTCGGGCGGCTATGTCGAACTGATCCGCAACCTGCCGCTGCTGTTCCAGATCCTGTTCTGGTATCTCGCGGTGCTCGCCGCTTTGCCTAATCCGCGGCAGAGCATTTCGGTCTTCGACAGCATCTTTCTCAGCAATCGCGGCCTGGTTGTTCCGAAGCCTGTCGGCGAGGCCGGTTTCGAGCCGTTCTTGGTCGCCCTGCTGGTTGCGATTGTCGCCGCGATCATATTGTGGCGATACGCGCGCCGTCAGCTCTTCCAAAGCGGCAAGGTGATCAAGGTCTGGCCTTATGCGCTCGCCATGGTCGTCGGCCTGCCGTTGCTCAGCGTGCTGATTTTCGGCGCACCTGTCACGTTTGAGGTGCCCGTGCTCAGGGGCTTCAACTTCGCCGGCGGTTCTCGGCTCATTCCCGAATTCGTCGCGTTGACGCTGGCGCTGTCGACCTATACGGCAGCCTTCATTGCCGAGATCGTACGCGCGGGCATTCTCTCCGTGCACAAGGGCCAGATGGAAGCTGGCTCCTCGCTCGGACTGCAGCGCGGCTCGGTGTTGCGCCTGATCGTGATCCCGCAAGCGATGCGCGTGATCCTGCCGCCGTTGACCAACCAATATCTCAACCTCACCAAGAACTCCTCGCTGGCGGTGGCGATCGGCTATCCCGACCTGGTTTCGGTGTTCGCGGGAACGACGTTGAGCCAGACCGGGCAGGCGATTGAAATCATCGGTATCACCATGGGCGTCTATCTCCTGATCTCGCTGGTCACCAGCGCGATCATGAGTTTCTATGGATGGCGGATCAGCCGGAGCATGGGCGGATGA
- a CDS encoding amino acid ABC transporter substrate-binding protein, with amino-acid sequence MKRVSLVVTLALAAGLSAQAASAQTLKTVKDRGMLSCGVSQGLPGFSTPDDKGNWTGLDVDICRAIAAAIFNDASKIKFVPLSAKDRFTALQSGEIDVLSRNTTWTLSRDTSLGANFTGVTYYDGQGFLVKKSLKVNSALELNSASVCVQTGTTTEQNLADYFKGNNMKYEVIAFATADETVKAYESGRCDVFTSDVSQLYAERLKVANPADHVVLPEVISKEPLGPMVRHGDDQWFDIVKWTLYAMVGAEELGMTQKNVDEMVKSDKPEVKRAVGTDGNLGEQLGLTKDWMVRIVKAVGNYGESFERNVGSGSKLAIARGLNNLWSKGGIQYAPPIR; translated from the coding sequence ATGAAACGCGTATCTCTGGTTGTTACCCTTGCCCTGGCCGCCGGTCTCTCGGCCCAGGCCGCCTCGGCGCAAACCCTCAAGACGGTCAAGGACCGCGGCATGCTGTCCTGTGGCGTCAGCCAGGGTCTACCGGGCTTCTCCACGCCGGACGACAAGGGTAACTGGACCGGGCTCGACGTCGATATCTGCCGGGCGATCGCGGCCGCCATTTTCAACGACGCGAGCAAGATCAAGTTCGTCCCTCTTTCGGCCAAGGACCGATTCACCGCGTTGCAGTCGGGCGAGATCGACGTGCTGTCCCGTAATACGACCTGGACCTTGTCGCGCGACACCTCGCTGGGCGCCAACTTCACCGGCGTCACCTATTACGACGGCCAGGGCTTTCTGGTGAAGAAGTCGCTGAAGGTGAACTCGGCACTGGAACTCAACAGCGCATCGGTCTGCGTGCAGACCGGCACGACGACCGAGCAGAACCTCGCCGACTACTTCAAGGGCAACAACATGAAGTATGAGGTGATCGCGTTCGCGACCGCCGACGAGACCGTCAAGGCGTATGAGTCCGGCCGCTGCGACGTCTTCACCTCAGACGTCTCCCAGCTCTACGCCGAGCGCCTCAAGGTCGCCAACCCGGCCGATCACGTCGTGCTGCCCGAAGTGATTTCGAAGGAGCCGCTCGGACCGATGGTCCGCCATGGCGACGACCAGTGGTTCGACATCGTGAAATGGACGCTGTACGCGATGGTCGGCGCCGAGGAACTCGGCATGACCCAGAAGAACGTGGACGAGATGGTCAAGTCCGACAAGCCCGAGGTCAAGCGGGCCGTCGGCACCGACGGCAATCTGGGCGAGCAGCTCGGCCTGACCAAGGATTGGATGGTGCGGATCGTGAAGGCAGTCGGCAATTACGGCGAGTCCTTCGAGCGTAACGTCGGCTCCGGCTCCAAGCTCGCCATCGCCCGCGGCCTCAACAACCTGTGGAGCAAGGGCGGTATCCAGTACGCGCCGCCGATCCGCTAA